Part of the Lolium rigidum isolate FL_2022 chromosome 6, APGP_CSIRO_Lrig_0.1, whole genome shotgun sequence genome, agcctctactaataacggagagcatgcaagatcataaacaacacataggtaatagattgataatcaacataacatggtattctctatccatcggatcccaacaaacacaacatataacattacagatagatgatcttgatcatgttaggcagctcacaagatccgacaatgaagcacataaggagaagacgaccatctagctactgctatggacccatagtccaggagtgaactactcactcatcactccggaggcgaccatggcggtgaagagtcctccgggagatgatttccctctccggcagggtgccggaggcgatctccgaatcccccaagatgggattggcggcggcggcgtctctggaaggttttccgtatcgtggctctcggtactgggggtttcgcgacggaggctttaagtaggcggaagggcggagtcgggagagtcacggggggcccacacaccagggccgcgccgccagggcccaggccgcgccgccctgctgtgtcgccacctcgtggccccacttcgtctatccttcggtcttctggaagcttcgtggcaaaataggcccctgggcgttgatttcgtccaattccgagaatatttccttacgaggatttcttaaaccaaaaacagcagaaaacaacaaccggctcttcggcatctcgttaataggttagtgccggaaaatgcataaatatgacataaagtatgcataagacatgtagatatcatcaataatgtggcatggaacataagaaattatcgatacgttggagacgtatcaaccaccatggattatcacctctcacctACCATCACCTCCTCGCCATCCACGAAGTCGGGCACAAGGCCTACCACGACTGCGTGTGCaaataccaccatgacaccgaCGACAGTGactaccaccatggattatcacctctcacctACCTTGGCCATGGTACCCTTATGTGTAGCATTCGTGGCCTTCTCCGTGTCGGTGCGGTTTTTGGCCTTTGTCTTCCTTGTGGTGGCCATCCTTGCTGCCACCTCTGTCATGATCTGGGCCACAAGGGAAGTCACTGGTCCCTCGTCGACCACCACATGTGAATCAACAATGGGTTATGAAGATGTCATTTGCGAGTCCCCAAGGTAGACCATGGCATGGCTAAAGTCATTACGAAAAGAGTCCTACACAATGAGCATATCACAAATGAATAAGCAAAGATCAAAACCTACAGCACTAGCGAGCCACAAAAGTGTTACAGATTACGAAGAACCCCAATTGTAGTGCATGAAAGGTGAATCGACCTAGGATCAAAGAAGATATGGCAAATGGTAGGTCAACGAATCACGGGGAATCATGGCGATGAATAGTGTTTGCCACATCCTTGGGCCTGTTGGAGCTTCACGAACTGCATCTTGTGGGCTGTAAGCGTGTAGGCCCATTAGATTACGAAGTGGGCCAACGGTTAGCGCTCAGTCCAGCGGGCCGTGCCTGCGTAACCTTGGGCAGTCCCGCTCCACCACTATAAAGTCTCCTCCTCGCACCGCTAGGTTTCGGTCCCTTCTTCATCTCCAcatcctcggcggcggcgcagcggcgaCAGGACAAGGCAAAATGGTGAGCTAATCGCGCCGCCTCTCGTCGGAATCCCCGTCTAGATCCGCGATCCTGACCCCTGTTGTTTCGTGCTGCAGACCAAGGGTACGGGCAGCTTCGGCAAGCGCCGGAACAAGACGCACACGCTGTGCATCCGCTGCGGCCGACGCAGCTTTCACCTGCAGAAGAGCACCTGCTCCTCCTGCGGCTACCCTGCCGCTCGCATCCGCAAGTGTAAGAACCCTGGTTACCTTGGCTCCTCCTCCTTCGTGTGGCCTAGTTGTTGTAGATAGATGTGTTGGTTGATTTTGCATGCGCGAGGCTGTGTTTGCCTATATTCTGCAGTCTCTATGAGACGTCTGCTTGCGAATCTTCGGGGCCCCATAGATAGTGTCCTCGGGTGCCAGTTCTGTAGCTCGATGCGATAAAGGCGTCTCCATTAATCGTGACTAGCTTCTGTTCCGGGTCTGTGATGCGTTAGGTTTGGATCTTCAGGTTCAGGATTCCACGTCTGTAACTCATTGCGAGAAATACTTAGTTTAAGGACGTAGTTACGGCCCCTGTTATAGCTCATGCAAGTATGTGGGGATGATAGGGTCGATGAATTGGCTGAGCTATAGCACCTGACTCCTTCATTTTATCCTCTTGTTCATTATATGTTTATATGATGTCGAACCTGTTATTCATTTGTAGTGGTGCCTGCTTGATTAAGTTTGAGACAGTACTTATGGTCACCTTTCATGAGTCAGTTTTGTGCCCACAATTCTCAAAATGCTATGATGAATCATGAAATCTACAACGCATGTCAGACTTCAGAGATGCCTTGGCATTGATGAGAAGATATTTCATATTCTGAGCAATATTTTCTTTGCTTCAATCTTCTGCTCAATGCCTGTTTTCGTTGGGCGCTAGTCTGAGAACCGCGCCTGCACAATTTGTTCTGTTAATTAAATTTCTTAGGTAATGGTCTGCATGATTTGCTTATTTTGCTGAAAAGTAGAGTGCATTTGTTTTGTAAGAACTTCTCCTTGTGATTTATCAGAACATTAGCTGAGATTAAATCTACACAAACCTTTTTAATCTTATTCTGTATTTTTATATCCCCATATCTAGATGGAATACATCTTCTGTTATTCATGCTTGATTAAATCTGTGAGGATCATGTGATGAGGAATAAACTGCAACAATATGATAGAGCTATGCTCCTCTGATTCTTAGTATTTAAGTCTCTGATGATATCTCACACATGTCGTGGTTGCGCATTTCATGTTCATCTACTGAAGGAAGTATTTACATTTTCTCACCAGATTTGATTTAATATTCCATTTTTAGTGAAATGTCTTCACCCATGGGTTTTGTATTctattttcatggcttttgttttGTATGGACGTGTGTTGAGGACAGGTCGAGTTGAGATGATTGCATAAGATATACTCTAATTTTTACTATTTCAGTTGTGGCCCCTATGTGTCTTTTGTATTGCCTGATTCTGTTTATGTTTCATGTGATGATGGATAAACTGCAACAATATGACAGGAGTTAAACTCCCGTGATTCGTAGTTTAAGTCTGATGATTCTCTGTGCTTTATGTTGAGTGCAATTTTGTTTCACTTGTCTTCATTAACTTGCCAAGTAGCTCTAAAGATTTGTTCCTTTTTAATATTGATATGTATGTTCTTCATTTCCTAATACCTTTTGTTTCAAGTGATGATGGATAAACTGCAACAATATGACAGAATTTACACTTCCTTTATTCGTAGTTCTTTATCTGATCAATTCTCCATCTTTTATCTTATGATGTGTGGTTCTAACTTTGTATGGTCACTTCTTGATCACAATCTTGACTGTTATCTTGCTACCAATACACTCCAAGAATGAAGAAAGAAGTTGATTTAATAGTGTTTGTTTGTGTGTTCAATTATATATATGTTATCTGTTTGGATACCACCTTACTCTGCTGTGTGGGATTACTAGACCATGGCTCAACTTTATCAGACGTTTAGTTTCTGCATTTGCTATATCTTGTATCATTTCAAATAAGCTTGTGTTAACATAGTGATCAATTATTTCAGACAACTGGAGTGTGAAGGCTATCAGGCGCAAGACCACTGGAACTGGAAGGATGAGGTACATGCGCCATGTGCCTCGCAGGTTCAAGAGCAACTTCAGAGAAGGTACCTGACACTCACATGAAATGTCACAAATTCAATCTGTTAAATCATGATTCCCCAGATGGTAGAGCAGTCAAAAAAACTCTGTTAAATAAGTCCTGTTCTGATGGCTGTTTTGTTTAATCTCAATTCAGGTACCGAGGCTGCCCCCAGGAAGGCAGCTGCCGCCAACTAGGTCTGATTTTGCCATCGGGAATCCCGTGAAGTTAGAATTTGAAGACTTTTACTTTGATGATTGTACCGTCTAAGCTATTGTTGCTATAGCATTCAGTATGGATCTGATATGTTTTGTTGCATGATGTTGAAATTTGACCTCTAAATCTTGAGCAAGAGCAAATTTGTGCGGAGTTTATGTGCTACCTGTTGCTTTCTCTTTAAATCTCAGGTGTTATTATATTACGCCAGCCTAGAAAACATATGTTAATCTCAGAACCAATAACTTTTGGCCCGTGTGAATTCCAGTTTGATCCTACTCTTAGAGTTCTGTAGATGTTGCAGGGTTCTTACTTGCAAGTTAGTCTTGCATGAGAGTTTGTTCTAGTTGATTTTTCTCTGCGATGAAAAATGTGTAATTTCCACCTTCCTGAGCAAAATTTTGATCCCACTCAAGTTGTTCCTTTGCCCCGTCGAGCAATCCCTAGCTCCAATAATAACCCTCGATAGATGCCCTCCTCCCACACCGTGATTTTGCCCCTCCATATCTGTTCTCATCCCGCAGACTTCTGCATAACTTCTTGGTCGAGGATAGCGATGGATGGACGGCATTCTTGCTTGTGCCGCCGAAGCAGAGTAGGACTCTGGTGTCACTCTCAGCACTTAATCCACGCCACTGATTTGACTCCTGCGGTTAGCAATATTTCCCCTTTCCTCTGCCGACTCGGTGATTTCTAGATTTGCTGCAATTCATAGTTGAGTGAACTCCTTGGTTGCCTGAAACCTAATTCTGATTCCTGTCATGTGGTTGCGGAGATGGAGTATGATCTGCCGTGACGGAACTGTGGCCGCCGTACTTCAGGATACCGCTCGATCGTCCTTTTCAGGTGCACTTCCCGGGACTGTCTCCGCGTATCGCCGAGATCCTCCTCACAGTTCCACCATCCTCCATGGAGCCGGGGCTAGAGCTGCCGCATACGGTGTACACTGAAGAAACTGTCGGTTTAGCCTTCACATGGTCTGCTCCAGGATTACCCGGTGACGCTCTGTTGTTGAACAATGCCTCCTCCTCATTCGATGTTAGATGTGCATTTTTTTTACAGCTAATGCATGGAGGATTTTGGTCCCCAAGCAAGAGTAAGATTGAAACCATCACACGATGCATGTGCAGGAGTCTACTTTGGTTTAGTTAGGTGTATATGAGCGGCGTCACTGGCATAAGAAATTTATTGGTCCTTGCACATCAGAGTTGCAGGGGTAACGAAACAAGtgatgtacttttctttttaaaatGCCTTGATCTTTAAGTCTGCCTTGTCTTTGTGCTTTTCCCTCTCAGAaagcggcgatttacacaaaaataacccttttatgAAACTATAGCACAGAACTGACCTTCCGgacaaactatttcactcatctaactcttttgtgtggcgcccctcccatgagcgccacacctcactgtgtggcgcccatgcgagCGGCACCactcgcccatccgacgtggcgtcgTCGACGCTGATATGTGCTTGACGCTGacatggcaggatgtgtggcgcccgtggcaacggcgccacacatcttgttatgtttgcacaaaacatattgcctgggacttagccgtttttgcgagcctgtttgtgtggcgccgacgacATGGGCGTCACACTTcatagtgtggcgccgatgccaccgacgccacacaaacagggtcgccaaaacggctaagggctAAGCGTCCAGAGCCtctggatgttttcgacatataaaTTGACATGTGTGGCGcacatggcatcggcgccacacagtgaagtgtggcgcccgtggcaagggtCACGGGCGCCACACGTTGACTTGTGCTAAACCATGAAAATTCCTACCTTATTTCAACAGTTTTCAATACAACAATAGCAATTTCAATAGCAATTTTATACACACATCATACacatagctcacatcgtagctcacatcgtagcacatagattcaaacaacacgtagcaattacaacatggttcgaaatgacatagagttcacaacacgtagcaatgaagatagagttcacaacacgtaGCAAATTCATCTATCGTCGACGCcccctcctcacgggctgcttccggacgaccATCCTTTTCGTCCGATGCCGTTGCTCTTCTTGCTGCtgcacctcctgctcctcctcctctgaagatgacggctcatcgttcctcatcctcctcaatgctGATCTCCGCACCGGCTCCACATCGGactcaatgacaaccttctttcctcggttgacataatcgtcCGGAGTGTAACGGTTTGGagcattgccccttggcttcaactggtacgcATACCGTGTGGCTTGCTTCTTGCCTCTCGTAATGCTTTGACTCAGAATGGTGTCGTCAGGAATCTTCATAAACattaacacatgagattacaaaagctgaaattagtaagcacatgtttgatagcaacaaaatagtccatacctccgcctcttcagaagaggatgtagcCGCAATTtccccttcgcggcaacctagcatgttggctaaccgccgcaacTTCCATCCAGTGTTCTGCGTCACAgaagtcatggttacaaagccgccAAACACAATAgcttacattcaaagttggtgaccgtaccttaatgaaatgccgcatcAGTCCGATAGGCTTTTCATCTATATGGCTCTGATTCCAAACAACCTCACACTCCGTAGCTGTTTTTTTGGATCTcggaccgctgtgacaaacatattatacacaatttgagcgagcacatgccaatatagatgatgtactatctaatgagagaatacattaccacgaagttcagagaggaagcaatagaagtcgatctccctttgCGAGCAGTCATGTCGTACTGGCTTTgtgcaacctcatcgaactcgatggggtcgtccaagatgtcgtcatcatacgcgtggttcactaactcgatacgtgtGCTTTCATGAAACCAttggagatagttgttgaaagcggccaagtcgtgagggaCAATCTCGACATGTCCAACATTTTGTATCGCTTCCAAACCGTGTTGGAACGCTATCACGTGAATCCTATGATGGACAGGCCAAttcgtgatcttcctctgccgctgcctatcaagcatgCAAGATATATTGAGCACAATGGATAAAGGTCGAGTGGACAtgcaaagagagtcctcgaaatcatatACCACAAGTACACTCGGGTGTATGTCTTGATAGTGTCACGGTTGGCCCCTTGCGGGCAAGTACCAAAGTTATTCCTGATCCAAAGGAAAAGTGCGTCGGCGGGAGTTCTATCCTTTGGATcttctggcggcggaggagccttgccaataaggtcctccatctgtcctcgccacccatcagaagttgtgttcatacacagtggctcgccctgaataggaagtcaaaggatcatggaaacatcctgaagagtaggggtcatctcgtcggccctcaagtggaaggtgtgcgtctccggcctccaccggtcgacaagggcggtgagtgccgcggcgttcatgttcgccccccccccccccggcttaCAAGCGTGATGAACAGGAGAAGACCAGTAGGCTGGataaactccgtgtacctctcgtcatacgacaTTTCACTTATTGTGccgtggtaacgaatcttcaaggggTGAATAACCCttctcttctccgtcatatgaaaagcccggtgatccctgtcatactcttgatctaggagccacgccatcctacatgtttatacAAATACACACAATAAGAACTACCatactaggcatatgtaacacatttgaatgcatttgctaagcaaaaaatTAGCCATttcaacaaatatgagttattcctacgcaaatactaggcatatgtaacacatttgaatgcattAGCCATTTTGGttccactaacaaatatgagccacacatacatgagaatatatctagggttccaagaaatcGAGTGTGTCAacacacacatacacattcaatttatatttgatgcctagggttcctacacatacacattcaacacacacatacatatacatacataagAATATGGttacatacatatctagggttcctacacatacacattcaacgtatatttgatgtctagggttccaacaaatctagGGTTTCAACACATAGATACATGAGAACCTGGATTCAACTTCTAAgattttcatatctagggttccatgtCAAAATCGAATTAAATCTGAGAAAACCATGGATAAAACGAAGGGGATCGAGGGAGAATACCTTGAGGAAGGGATTTGCCTGGCAGATctgatgatttggtggtggatttggtgggggggagggggaggaggaggaaccgtcGGCCGCCTCTTCTTCTTCACgtgaaacagagagagagaggaagccctgggtcgggctggggcggctcgggcgccacacataacaggatgtgtggcgccctttcgagcggcgccacagtttcatcgtgtggcgccgatgggagcggcgccacagaTCCTGCCATGTCAGCATCGAGCACACATCAGCATCGAcgacgccacgtcggatgggcgagtggcgccgctcgcatgggagcc contains:
- the LOC124661028 gene encoding 60S ribosomal protein L37-2-like (The sequence of the model RefSeq protein was modified relative to this genomic sequence to represent the inferred CDS: added 9 bases not found in genome assembly) yields the protein MTKGTGSFGKRRNKTHTLCIRCGRRSFHLQKSTCSSCGYPAARIRKYNWSVKAIRRKTTGTGRMRYMRHVPRRFKSNFREGTEAAPRKAAAAN